AAGCAAACGTCTACAATCTGCGAAGTAGAGTCGGGATGGTTTTCCAACAACCCAATCCCTTTCCAATGAGTGTCAGAGACAATATTACTTACGGGCCTAGATTACATGGTATACGCGACAGAGAACAGCTTGACAGGATAGTGGAAGATACATTGAAGAGGTCTGCTCTTTGGGACGAGGTGAAAGATGATTTGGACAAGCCCGCACCGGATCTTTCAGGGGGACAACAGCAGCGTCTTTGTATAGCCAGAGCCCTCTCTGTTGACCCTCCAGTCTTGCTTATGGATGAACCAGTTTCATCTCTGGATCCAATAAGCGCTGGCAAAATCGAGGATCTCATCACGAATCTGAAAGAGGATTATACAATTATTCTGGTTACTCATAATGTTCAACAAGCATTCAGAGTGTCAGACATAGCGGCGTTTCTGTATTTGGGTGAACTAGTAGAATTTGACGAAACAAGCAAGATTGCTGAGAATCCTGAAGATGAGAGAACTGAAGCATTTATCACCGGTAGAATAGGATAGTGTCACGATGAGAAGCCAGCTAGAATTTTACTTAGACGAAATAGGTCGAAAACTTGAAAGAATGGAAGAGCTTGGAACGCGTGCTCTTATGAAAGCAATGGAAGCCTTTGGAGAACTTGATACTGAAATCGCAGAAGAAGCTAAAGCCATGTCTGAAGATATTGAAGAGCTGGCTCAAAAGGTGGAAGAAAACGTCTTCGAGACAATCGCTCGTCGGCAGCCTGTGGCTTCAGATTTGAGGAAGCTTTCAACATACTTGCTCGTAGCACATCATCTACACCGTGTAGGAAGATACGCCGAGAAAATTGGTCGCATTGTATATCTGGTCGAAGATTCTGAGCACTACAAGGAAATGGAATCCTTGCCCTATATGGCGGAGCTAGCTAAGGATTGTCTGGATATTAGTATCAGAGCAATTCTTGAAGAAGACCTATCAGAAATCAATCAGCTCGAAGAATTGGAAGCAAAAAGCGACAAAGAAACCGAGGAAATGTTTGCAGAAATTGTCGAGTTCCTTCGCGAGCGAACCGATATTATCCAGATGTCTATGATGTACATCATAGTTGGCCGTTACTTCGAACGGGCAGCAGACCAAGCTTTCAGTATAGCTGAACGGGCGGTATACATGGTGAAAGGTGAACGGGTAAAGCTTGGCTTAGCATACAAGGAAAAGCAAATGGAACAGCCTCATTGATCTAAGACTGACAGACATTGGATATCTATATCGGCTTACTGGGTTTAGATGCTATTGCCTTAACCAAGTTGTGAAAAGCTTCATCGACATTTGTATCCTCGAGAGCACTAGTACGAACACGCTCAATGATATCTTCCGTCATTGATTCCTGCACCTGTTGTCGGGGGACTATAGTTTCAAGGTCGATTTTGTTTTCCACCATGATGACCGGTACATGGCCGGCACCAGAATGCAAGGCAGAAAGCCAGATATCTATGTTTGACAATGTTTCAGGTCGGGTAGTATCAAAAACGAATATTGCTCCTGAGGCATGCTGACAGTACTGTTGCCTGAGTTCTGCAAAGGATTCCTCCCCGCCAAGATCCCATATGACCAGCTTGTATGTCCTCGACGCTAGGGTAATCGTCTTCACGTGTAGAATGGCTCCGATTGTTCGGCCTGCATCTTGACCAAACGTGTCATATACGTACCGCTGCACCAAGCTTGTCTTCCCCACGGCTGTATCGCCCAAGAGGATGATCTTTCGAACAAAATCGGGCTTACGCGACATACAGCATTACTATGAAAATCATATGACTTAAGGTTTGTTGAAGCAACCGTCTCCCGGCTCGGTATCAGGCATTTCACACGGTTTCTATTCCTCTTCTTCTGTGAGATGCACCAGTGTCTCGAATAACATGTCTACATTGATATCTTCCGTAGCACTCGTACGTACAAGCGGAAGGTCGTACTTATTCATAAGATGGTTTGTTTTACCCTGTGAAGCCCTACTTTCCAAATCTATCTTGTTTTCGCAAAGAATAACAGGGATTCTCCCCGCGTTGTTGACTATCTGGTCAAACCATTCCTCGATGTTCCCCAATGTTTCGGAGCGCGTTGTGTCAAAAACAAAAATGGCACCGGACATTCTTTTGAGAATAGAATTGAGTACATACTTTGAATCGGTATCCAAGCATCGCGGTACCCAAATAACAAGCTTGTACTGTCGTCTGTTCAGCTCTATGTCTTTGATATGGAATGTGTTCTGGTCATAGCGATGAATACTATCATACACATATTGCATTACCAGACTTCTTATGCCAACATCGTCGTCGCCCAGAAGCGCGAACTCCTTTAGATGAATATCTCCTACCCGCATGAGAAAATTCACTATCAAAGAATAGTATAAACTTTGCCAGCAATTCGTTTGAAAGCTAATTGCCTTGAAAAAGAATTTATGTTTGGGGAATTAGTTTGATAGCTTGCATCCATAATCATGCAATCTCAGTGCATTCCAAAAATGAATTGAAATGTAACTTCATAGGCTTGCTTGAATGATCGATGACACTAGGTCTGGGAGAGTTTTCGATTCCTAGCACGTTCAATCATTTCTTTTGTCATCTTGGTGAAAGCTTCCTCAACGTTGGTATCTTCTTTCGCGCTTGTACGGACAAAATCAACATCATACTTCTCAACGAGTTTGTTGACACGTTCTCTCGACACTTCACTGACGAGATCGATTTTATTCTCGCACATGACCAGCGGTATAGCGCCTGTAACGTCGTACAATGCAGTGAGCCAATCATCAATCCGATCTAGGGTTTTGGGCCGTGTTGTATCAAAAACGAAGAAGGCTCCAGAAGCATTCTGGAAGTACGCCTTTCTCAGCTGAGCGAAGTTGTCCTGACCAGCAATGTCCCACACGACCAGCTTCACAGATATGTCCCCAAGATCAACAAGCTTGACATGGATGTCAGTACCAATGGTCGCCAAGTAATCATGTTCAAATGAGTCGTATACGTATCGACCTACAAGACTTGTTTTGCCTACGGCTGGGTCTCCTAGAAAGACTACCTTGAATAAATAGGCTACCTGATCAGACAGTTCCTCAACTCTCCAAGACGTCAGTATTTTGGCTTGTTAGCATAGGAGAAAATCCACATCTAATAAATATGTGCCATATCGCGCTTTCGAGGGAATTCTACTGGTCTTGGCTCATGGCCGGCTTTGGAAAACAAAACAGTTTGTACCAAAACCCAGAAAAGGGAGCACGTTTGTTCGCACATAGGCGTCGCAGGATGAGAATAGGTACATTTGCGAGAGAGACTGAACAAGTCAGAAAGGCCATGGAATATGAACCTGATTTCATCGACCTGAGGCTAGATTTGAATCACAGTATAGATTTCTCTGAAACAACCGAGATTCTACAGAAGAATGACGTACCATGCACTCTTCATCTTCCCTCCAGCCCCGAGTGGAGCCCTATGGATTTGCCGCGAAGCGTCATTCCGTTTATAGACATCGGAGGCAATATTGGTGCCGAGCTCGTGACCATACATACAGCGCTTTCTCCCTTATTTTACTCAGACAAGGTCATAGATCAATTCCTTCAAGCTGTGCCTCTTGCATGTAAAGCAGCAAAAGAAGCAGGGGTCACGCTTGCCATAGAAACTCTCGGGCTGTACTACACCGAACTTACACTGCTGTTCGACAGATGTCCAGATGTTCAAATAGCACTCGACGTTGGTCATGGCCAGATATTCGCTATGAAGAATCGTGCTCTTGCAATCATAGAATCCTACATGGACCGCATCAAATTGGTCAACCTGCACGATAACCATGGCAGTCAAATGGTTGAGGAAGTCTATAAACTCCGAAAAGAACACGAAGTGACCCGGGAAGAAATGCGTGATATGGCACGCGACTATGATACGCACCTCCCAGTTGGAGAAGGGGAAATAGATTTCGATCCAGTGCTACAGAAACTCAAAGAGAAATCCTATGACGGCCGATTCCTTATGATGTGTACAGACCCTTCGCGGTTCCCTGAGGAACGAGAGACTTTCAAATCAATGTGGAAGAATGTCTAAGCTAGGTCTACAAGACTATCAACGAGCTTGTTAACCTGCTTCAATCCGTCTTCGTCATCTGCCTTTTCGAAAAGGGAGCGCGCTATCCTGAGGATTTCCTGTGCTTTTCCATCCTTACCCTGCACAACAAAGAATCTTGCTTGCTTGAGTCGTGCCTCGCCCATCTCACTGTAAACCGTGTCCGGATATGTGAATCTATCGACACCAAATACATTCCCGCATTCAGGACATGTTGCCACGTATTCGCCTTCCACATCGGAAATTTCTCTTTGCGAGGGAGGTGCTTGGGGCTCGAATTCGCCGGTTTCATCCAAAGGTATACTGTCGAGTTCTTGGGCGTCTATAGATTGAGCGGCAACCTCTGCGTCCTCCTGTGTGTATCTGGAAGACTGAAATTCAGAGGATATTTTTCGAGGGACTGGTTCCGGTTCCTCTAATTCTTGTGCGCTGATCTCTTCAGCCTGAGCTGCTTCCTCTTCTTTCTTGACAAAAGCAGATTCTGAACCTAGGATTCGCCGTTCGATTTCTTCCTCGTGCGAGCTCCGAGAGGGTTTCTGTTCAGGTTGTGGCGGAGTTGGAGGTTTAGTCGTAGCCTGAGCCGTTGTTTCAGCTGGAGTATCGACTTGACTCTCAGCTGGGGGCTCCGATGGGGGCATTGGTTGGGGTTCGGGCTGGGAGATTTCTTGTGGTTCCTTCATCAGCTCATGGACTTCGCTGGCCCTGAGCATTCTAGTCTCCACTATTCCTGGACGATCATCATCAACCAAGGCTTGGTCGCCCCGGGCAAAAGCGTCCTGCGCTTTTTCAAGTTCAGATTTTCTTACAGATTTACCCCGTCTTACCCTATTTCGAGCTACTTCACTTGGTCTTACCCATTCATCTCCTGATGTAACAGTTGATGATGAGGGTGTGCTTTCTTCAGGAGTGGGCTCAGAAGCTGCTTCCTCAACTTCAGGTTCAGAAGCAGCTACTTCCTGTCTAGCAGGTTGCGGCTCGGGGGGAGAAGGTTTCGAACTAGACGGTTTACTAGGTGCAACTAGGCGCTTTCCACACCTGATGCAGTACTTCCTAGTTACTTGGTTCGCCTTTCCACAATTCTGACATATCCTCAATGTGACTCTCTCTCAAGCGTCTTGATTACACTATAGACTTGCTGAATATATATTTAACATGGGTTCTCATATAGCTTTGTGATATAATCAGAAGAACAGGGCAGTAACAGATACAAAATCATGATAAACTGATACAAAATCCATCTCAACCGAATAAGTTTATACCTGTGGAGTTAATATCTCCTGATATATCCCCTGAAGAAAGTGGTGGTACAATGCCAGCCGAGGATCAATTGACCGACGAAGAAAAAGAGGCATTACAAGGCGAACTCAGGAATGCAACTTTATCAGACGATGAGCTTCGCGCCCTTGCTGGTGGAGCGACAGCTGATGGAGAAGCCGTCACACCAGTAGATGATGCTGATGATATGGTTACCTCAGCAGCCTCGGCCTTAGAATTCGTCGATAGTCTTGAAGCTGAAGAACGAATATCTGATCAAATCAAGACCGAAGATGCTGTTGAAGGGTATGATGCTCTTCTTACCAAGCTGGAGAATCTCCGTGCTGATATCTCATCTCTTCAACGTGGTGTTGTGAGCGTATTTGCAGCCCAGCTTTTAACATTCAGAGGCAAAGTGGTCGAGCTCAAATCACGAATCTCCGAAGAAATGGTAGACCGCCTGAAGATGAAATTCTTCAAGAGTTTCATTGAGACAACCTTTGTCGATATTGTTGATGACGAATTTTCTACGCTGGAGAAGAATCTGGTTGACAAAATTGTGGAACAGACTCAGCGCCGTTTCAAAGAGTTCGCTGCACGGGTGAGAGAATCCGAAATAGATCTTAGAACCACCATTGTTGAACAGCAAGAAGTCGTTCGTTCATTCATGCAGACACTGGAAGAGGAAGCAGCTGCCCAACGAGAGAAGCTGAGGGAGAAGGAAGAAGAAGTTGCCGAACTGGAGAAGGAAATCCGCAGCTTACGCCAACAAGTAGGGGAGGGCAAAACGGTTGATGCTCTCAAGGAAGAGTATGAACGCAAGATTAACTCACTAGATGAGGAAATCACTTCACTGAAGAGAGAAGTGCTACAGAAGGACGACCAGCTGAAAGAAAGGACCGAGGAGCTCAGAGAAGCCAATGAAAAGATAGAGGAGCTCCGTGCTGAACTTGGGGAAACGCGCAGCCAGCTGGAAGTGTACAAAACGGAACTCGAGCAGGTCGAAACAGGCCCTCAAATCAGCGCTGATAAGGCAAATGAATATGAAAGCCAGATTCAGATGTTGGAAGAGAAACTGCAAGAGAAGAGACAAGATAACGAGGAACATCTTGCTCGGATTACAAGGCTGGAAGAACAGCTCAATGACGAAGTTCAGGAAAGAGAAGCTGCAGAAGAAATGGCCAAGAAGCGCCTTCAAGAGTTGCAATCGGTTCAGGATAGAATCGATGAGGTAACCCAGTTAGAAGAAGAAATATACAACCTCAAGCAAGAACTTGATAATGCACAAGAAGAGATTTCTGTACTGAAAGAACAGAAACAGGGTTTCAAGAAAGCAAGCAAATTGATGGAGAAAGAACGAGATCTTGCACTTGAACAACGTGATATTGCTTATGAGCGCATGAAACGATATATCGACGTCATCAAGAGCGAAGCAAGGACAAAGGCATTGCTTCTTGTTGATGAAGTTGGCTCTATTACCTTCAAGGAATTGGCGAAATCTTTAGGCAAACCTGTCGGACTTGTCACCAAATATGTACGAGAGCTTGAGAAACTGGGTGTGCTCGAGATAGAAGGTGAAAAAGCTGTCTCAACCCTGGAACAACCTGAAGAATTCGAGGGCGAGATTGTTATAGACGATGAAGAGGATGAGGAAGAATCCTAGAATTCTATGCTCCTATCCCCCTTCTCAAAGGATTTCTTGATTTCCTTCCAGTAGTCTGCAATATTTGTTAGTGCACGTGAGAACCTGCCTGAAAGGCGATATTTTCCCATTTCTTTTTCCACCAATCCGAGATCCCGTAGCTTCCGCATAACTTTCACATATAACCCTCTGCTAGAGAGTACGAAGCTTTTCCACTCGGAATCAGGAATCACTCCATCAGCCTCGATGATCGTATTGAGAATCTTAGCGGCCTGATCCACTTGCATTTCTGTAAAGAAGAGATACCTCAGTAAATGCTTGGGGCTTATGAGTGACGGCCTTCTCACAAGGTCGATTTTAGGCATCTTCAACGACCGATTACTGAAGAGAACAAAGGGGTAAAAACTCCGCGTATTACTAGGTCATCCCTAGTTCTTGAGTAAGCAAGGTGCGGAGAGCAACGGTGTGTGATGAACAATGACCGAACTTGGCAAAGCTTTGTATCGCACTACTCTCAGCAGTGCTGTAACCGCTGCTCTCCACTTGATTCCTTGATACGATGCGTCGATGTATAAACTTTCACCGGGCAAATGCAGAATTCTACCGTTCGCCGCTTCTACTTATCAGCACTAGCAGAATGCTCGTTACAGCAAATACTGCAAGCGAGATAACGGTCTGGAAAGGTACTGTTCCAAATCCCAAGTACATGAGGCTTCCACCGGTAAGAAGACACAGAACGAATGGAAGAATTTGCAGTGGCTTCTTGATACGGGACATGGCAACAACCAATACGAAGAAACCATAACCAACCATTGCAAACGCGAGTGCCAACGCAAAGAGCACCGCAAGAACCTCGAAGATACCCGGCAAGAACCATCCTGCAATTGGAACAAAGAAACTGATTGCTAACCAGAAAAGATCAAACAGGATGATTGCCTTCAAACCATTTGCCGCGTTTGCGATATCGACGTTAGAAGGGGCATTGCTGAACATCACAGTCATGGCAATGAATGCAATCAGCCAGAAAGCGGGATGCAAGACTGAGAGCCCAGCAAGTGTATATAGAAAGGTGTAGATGAAACCCACGATTTGCTGAACCGGGTAGAATGTGTCCGCTAGGAGAATAGGGTCAGCTTTTATGGTTACAAGATCCGCAATCAATTCTAGTGCTTGACCTCCAATACCAGGCGATCCAGGCACCAAATATGTTACTGCCGCTGCGAAAAGAGTAAGCAGGAGCAAAGATACTGCAACCGGTGCTAGATTGATTACAGCTTTTTTGAAGTCACTAGCCGGGTTTCGGTATTTGACATAACCAAGCCGATATTCATCGCCCATTCTTTCGACACTGATTGGTTTGAATTCGACGATTTCAGCGCCCGTAATAAGACATCCCAGTGCATGGGAGGATTCATGGAGAGCTACTCCTGGACCAACCAGAAAGTACCAGCCTTTTGATCCTGGGGTGCTTGTTTGTGTCAAGAACGTATGCGACAGTCGTTCTAGAACCCATCCTAAGAACCAGACGATGTAGAAAAGAATCACTGCTAATAGAACCGTAACGAAATATGCGTTCACTGGCTTCACCGGCATCCTGTTGTCTCTATTATCTGGAATACGAATAAGGTACCTGAAACCTAAATAAAAATGTAAGCCACATTAGTGAATCAGATAAACGATTTTGGCATGCGCAGAATCATTTTGTTTGTGTTTACGCCCGGTATGTTTGCCGAAAATCGATAGTATCAAAATAATAGCTAAATTTATCTTCGCTCTTTGTAATAGACTAAGCTTGACCTAATGCTGGTGCAGCATGTCATAAATTGCGTGAGTGCCCAGATTGAGATAACTTGTGATTGCCGTAACGTGTCTATTTGTGTTGGCGATGCCGACTGCTTCTGATATGAGTGATACTGGGGATTCGACTATAATTGCTACGCCAGACCGCAAAGTAGCGATTCCCGCTTCGGACTATCTGTCGGAGTCTCCTCTGATATGGGGGCATTAGGGTTATCATGATATATTCCGTGAGGTGGCTTTCGCTTCAGATGGCACTATCTTGGCAGTAGGTGCTGGGAACCCTTCTCCGGAGTATACTTATCAGGTCACTGCACTTGCTTCCAATGGTACACACCTCTGGAACAGGTCAATCGATGGCACGAGAACAGATGACTGGGACTATGGCTGGGGAATTGATGTTGACGAAAATGACAACTTCTACACCATTGGCCAATATAACGGGTCACGTGGACTCCTCATCAAGTGGGACAAGAATGGAACACAGATTTGGAACCGAACCTGGGTGACCGCTGGATATGATGTAAAGATCGGAATGGAAGGCTGGATCTATACAGTAGGGTCTACGGGATCCGGACCGGATTTCGCAGTAGCTAGATGGGACCCTGACGATGATGGCCTCATCAACCTTTATGAATGTCGTAATGGTACCTTGCCTTTCAATTGGGACTCCGACTCCGACTTGATTCCCGAAGGTTGGGAAATCGGGAATTCCACCGACCCTCTGAATGGAACAGACGCCTACGATGACGATGATGAAGATATGTTGAGCAACCTGTATGAGTACCGTAATGGAACACTTCCCCATGATGCTGACACCGATGACGATATGATGCCAGATGGCTGGGAGGTCAAGTATGGCCTAGATCCACTCCGTTATAACCCAGATGAAAATCCTGACGGGGACGGTCTGCAGAACTTCGATGAATATGTCAATGGTGCAGATCCTTTCTCGAATGATACGGACCAAGACACGATACTTGATGGTCTCGAAGTTCTTTAGTACGGTACGGATCCGAACTCAAAAGATTCGGATTCCGATGGACTCATGGATGCCGAAGAACTGTTTGAGTATGGTACATCTCCGAATGATGAAGATACCGACAATGATTCTCTCTCAGACTATGATGAGGTCCATCTGATCGGCTCAGACCCGTTAGACATTGATTCTGATGATGACGGGATTCCGGATAACATAGAACTGGAATATGGTTCAGACCCTAACAGCAGAGATTCTGATGGGGACGGCATAGAGGGTCCCGACGAGATAGACGAGTACGGTACGGACCCTGCTGCAATGGATACAGACGGTGATGGTTTTTCCGATTACGAAGAGATATTCATCTACGGCACTGATGCTTTAGTATATGACAGCGATGGCGACGGTAGTCCCGATTCACTGGATCCTTGGCCGTTGATACATGACGGTGTGGTGTTTGGCGGCATTGTCGGGGCGGTGTCGATAGTAATTGTAGTTATAGCGTTTGTGCGTGTGCCCAGGTTCCGGGCATTGGTAGGTAGATAAACTGGATACATGATTGATGCTGCTATGGGTTCAGGTTTGTTTTGGCAGAAACAAAATCGGAGTCAATCTATTTGCCCTGGACTGTTGACATGATGCACTCAGCGAGTTGACGGGGGTTAACACCTAGGAGCTGTGCTTGAAACTGCTTGAGAACGTCCTTGATTTTCCGTTCCAGGTCTTTTACTCCCAGTGGGGTTCCGATTAGTTGGAGCTCGATTTGCTCCAAGGAACTTTCTGGATGTAAGAAAAAGTCACCAGTAATCTCTATGGCTTCTAGCTTCTGCCCCTTGGTCTCAACCTCGATTCTGACAAGTTTCCCACCCGGGATTTTGTATTCCCCTTTCTTCATGTCCTTCACCTTGATTCATTCCATTCGGCTGATCGATATTTCTCCTTGCTCAACCGCTGGGCAGTTTCCCATTCAGCTCTCTTCAAAGCACCACTAACCAGTTCAAGATCCAGTGCTTCCGAAAAGCCCTGCTCGAGCGCGTCCCTCATTTCCTCGATGCCCGTTTTGCTCCCAAGCTCCTTTCGAACAGAAGTGACTCTGTCATGGACTCCTGCAATCATCTTGTCCGATATTTTCTCATCTGAGACTTGCAGCACTGAGAACATGGTTGTGACATCGAGATCCAGAAGTGTGGTACCATGCTGTAGCAAACAGGATTGCCGACGGGTTTGTGCGTTGCCAGATATCTTTCTTCCGTTGGTAACGACATCATTTATGGGTTTGAACTCTGCCTCGATTCCCAAAATTTCCAGGCCGCGAATAATTCCTTTGCAAATTCGCCTGTATGATTTGAGAATATCGTCTTCATAGAGCCGATGATTTTGGGGAAGAATAATGCTGTAGGTTATTTCGCCTTCAAAATCATGGAAGACCGCTCCTCCACCTGTCAATCTCCGAACGTAGTCTATCCCTTGCTTGTTGCAGTATACTGTATCAACTTCGTCGTTCAAGCTTTGGAAAATGCCTATAGAAACCGCGGATGGTTTCCAACGATAGAATCGTAATGTGGGAGGCGATCGTCCTTCAGCTATCGAGTTCAAAACGGCTTCATCAATAGCCATGTTTTCGAACGCCGTGTGAACTTCTAAATCCAGGAAACGAATTTCATCCATCTCATTTCACCAATTCAATTCAGCAAGTGCATCCTGAAGCTCGTCTTGACTGAGCGGCCTGTGATAGTTATACAATGGTCCGGCTGGACGTTCATTGTAGTAGGGTCTGTTGCATCCCTCACATCCTGTCGTTCTGAACATCTGGCCTGATAAGCTTTCTTTCAAGTCTATCGTATCGAGTTTCAGCCTACTTTCACCGTTCTCAAAGCACACATCCTCGCGCCGGATTCTTCCTATCCTGGCCAGATAGTGGATTGCTTGGATTCTCCGATACTTACCAATATCGGGTTGTGCTTCTTCTTCGAGAGACGTGCCACGCACATTTGTGAAAGCAAAGAGTCCAACTGAAATGCCTTGATCTTGCATATCAAAAATGAACTTCACTGCTTCTTCCTCAGCTTCGCCCAATCCAATTATCAAATGAGTTGTAACAGCATTTTCTCCAAAGATTTTCTGGGCGGCTTTCAAACTCTCAAGATGCGACTCCCATCGATAGATGCTA
This sequence is a window from Candidatus Lokiarchaeota archaeon. Protein-coding genes within it:
- the pstB gene encoding phosphate ABC transporter ATP-binding protein, coding for MSGEHKIEVENLSTWFGRKQILKDISCYFEDNSVTAIMGPSGCGKSTFLRTINRLNDVVDDFKMTGHIYIEGEDIYSRQANVYNLRSRVGMVFQQPNPFPMSVRDNITYGPRLHGIRDREQLDRIVEDTLKRSALWDEVKDDLDKPAPDLSGGQQQRLCIARALSVDPPVLLMDEPVSSLDPISAGKIEDLITNLKEDYTIILVTHNVQQAFRVSDIAAFLYLGELVEFDETSKIAENPEDERTEAFITGRIG
- a CDS encoding TIM barrel protein — protein: MCHIALSREFYWSWLMAGFGKQNSLYQNPEKGARLFAHRRRRMRIGTFARETEQVRKAMEYEPDFIDLRLDLNHSIDFSETTEILQKNDVPCTLHLPSSPEWSPMDLPRSVIPFIDIGGNIGAELVTIHTALSPLFYSDKVIDQFLQAVPLACKAAKEAGVTLAIETLGLYYTELTLLFDRCPDVQIALDVGHGQIFAMKNRALAIIESYMDRIKLVNLHDNHGSQMVEEVYKLRKEHEVTREEMRDMARDYDTHLPVGEGEIDFDPVLQKLKEKSYDGRFLMMCTDPSRFPEERETFKSMWKNV
- a CDS encoding GTP-binding protein, coding for MLTSWRVEELSDQVAYLFKVVFLGDPAVGKTSLVGRYVYDSFEHDYLATIGTDIHVKLVDLGDISVKLVVWDIAGQDNFAQLRKAYFQNASGAFFVFDTTRPKTLDRIDDWLTALYDVTGAIPLVMCENKIDLVSEVSRERVNKLVEKYDVDFVRTSAKEDTNVEEAFTKMTKEMIERARNRKLSQT
- a CDS encoding GTP-binding protein; translated protein: MSRKPDFVRKIILLGDTAVGKTSLVQRYVYDTFGQDAGRTIGAILHVKTITLASRTYKLVIWDLGGEESFAELRQQYCQHASGAIFVFDTTRPETLSNIDIWLSALHSGAGHVPVIMVENKIDLETIVPRQQVQESMTEDIIERVRTSALEDTNVDEAFHNLVKAIASKPSKPI
- a CDS encoding winged helix-turn-helix transcriptional regulator; the protein is MPAEDQLTDEEKEALQGELRNATLSDDELRALAGGATADGEAVTPVDDADDMVTSAASALEFVDSLEAEERISDQIKTEDAVEGYDALLTKLENLRADISSLQRGVVSVFAAQLLTFRGKVVELKSRISEEMVDRLKMKFFKSFIETTFVDIVDDEFSTLEKNLVDKIVEQTQRRFKEFAARVRESEIDLRTTIVEQQEVVRSFMQTLEEEAAAQREKLREKEEEVAELEKEIRSLRQQVGEGKTVDALKEEYERKINSLDEEITSLKREVLQKDDQLKERTEELREANEKIEELRAELGETRSQLEVYKTELEQVETGPQISADKANEYESQIQMLEEKLQEKRQDNEEHLARITRLEEQLNDEVQEREAAEEMAKKRLQELQSVQDRIDEVTQLEEEIYNLKQELDNAQEEISVLKEQKQGFKKASKLMEKERDLALEQRDIAYERMKRYIDVIKSEARTKALLLVDEVGSITFKELAKSLGKPVGLVTKYVRELEKLGVLEIEGEKAVSTLEQPEEFEGEIVIDDEEDEEES
- a CDS encoding lipoate--protein ligase family protein encodes the protein MDEIRFLDLEVHTAFENMAIDEAVLNSIAEGRSPPTLRFYRWKPSAVSIGIFQSLNDEVDTVYCNKQGIDYVRRLTGGGAVFHDFEGEITYSIILPQNHRLYEDDILKSYRRICKGIIRGLEILGIEAEFKPINDVVTNGRKISGNAQTRRQSCLLQHGTTLLDLDVTTMFSVLQVSDEKISDKMIAGVHDRVTSVRKELGSKTGIEEMRDALEQGFSEALDLELVSGALKRAEWETAQRLSKEKYRSAEWNESR
- a CDS encoding radical SAM protein, yielding MVDLVRLSIGTAVKLGLQEGPETEGFTTSFLMTYNESGCTANCAFCPQARSASSDGEKLSRIRWPPFDLDLILDKLEKSDFQRVCIQCLNYPQVVDDVVHIIKRVTSIADAPVSVCIQPINKRDMHRLKDAGAERIGIAMDACTEELFHEIKGKKRNSIYRWESHLESLKAAQKIFGENAVTTHLIIGLGEAEEEAVKFIFDMQDQGISVGLFAFTNVRGTSLEEEAQPDIGKYRRIQAIHYLARIGRIRREDVCFENGESRLKLDTIDLKESLSGQMFRTTGCEGCNRPYYNERPAGPLYNYHRPLSQDELQDALAELNW